A single Oncorhynchus tshawytscha isolate Ot180627B linkage group LG01, Otsh_v2.0, whole genome shotgun sequence DNA region contains:
- the rabggta gene encoding geranylgeranyl transferase type-2 subunit alpha, with translation MHGRVKLKSTAQQEEEKRKEREKKLKIYVAGRDAIFTKRLEGVLDDEALQLTQQLLSSNPDFATLWNYRREILLHLETVREEDDVQKMYEAELLFLESCLKVNPKSYGSWHHRGWVSARLPRPDWARELGLCDRCLSLDDRNFHCWDYRRMVVKMSGVPVDQELQFTDRLIGSNFSNYSSWHYRSTLLPLLHPESPDPPSPCHQHSHSSPPPSPQTHSHRVCEEQLLKEYELVQNAFFTDPNDQSAWFYYRWLLGRAEREEMISCVFVSREEERVAVAFSRPVNASSSGLMLVLDGQPQRVEWRSVHPHFRHSPVWICALPPGTISDIINEHNLTVHWTEKHTHRDCALYTGRSESWCRDSATDQELFRSELSVEKTSVLQSELQSCNQLLELEPQNKWCLLTIVLLMRALDPLGYERETLSHFQTLKEVDSMRSAYYGDLCSKFMIENTILKMEYAEVRVFSLSDKNLTMLCHLDQLLLVTHINLSCNQLLRLPPQFAMLQCLEVLEADDNAIENLDGLYYLPKLQEVSLKNNQISKLSDLQLLTSCPKLTCLDLRGNPVTQIANIQSELTELLPSVTDLLI, from the exons ATG CATGGACGGGTAAAGCTGAAGTCCACCGCCCagcaggaagaagagaagagaaaagagagagagaagaaactcAAGATTTATGTGGCAGGACGAGATGCTATCTTTACTAAG AGGTTGGAGGGTGTGTTGGATGATGAGGCCCTTCAGTTGACCCAGCAGCTGCTATCCTCCAATCCTGATTTTGCCACTCTCTGGAACTACAGGAGAGAGATCCTGTTGCACCTGGAGACTGTACG TGAGGAGGATGACGTGCAGAAGATGTATGAGGCTGAGTTGTTGTTTCTGGAGTCGTGTTTGAAGGTGAATCCCAAGTCGTACGGCAGCTGGCACCACCGAGGCTGGGTTTCAGCACGCCTGCCCAGACCTGACTGGGCCAGAGAACTGGGCCTGTGTGACCGCTGCCTCAGTCTGGATGACCGCAACT TTCACTGCTGGGACTATCGCCGGATGGTGGTGAAGATGTCTGGTGTGCCTGTGGACCAGGAGCTGCAGTTCACTGACCGTCTCATCGGCTCCAACTTCTCCAATTACTCCAGCTGGCACTACCGGAGCACCCTCCTTCCCCTACTCCACCCTGAGTCCCCCGACCCCCCCTCGCCCTGCCACCAGCactcccactcctcccctccaccctcccctcagaCACACTCTCATCGCGTCTGTGAGGAACAGCTGCTCAAAG AGTATGAGCTCGTACAGAATGCCTTCTTCACTGACCCCAATGACCAGAGTGCCTGGTTCTACTACAGGTGGTTGCTAGGCAGAG CGGAGCGAGAGGAGATGATAAGCTGTGTGTTTGTCAGccgtgaggaggagagagtggctgtggcCTTCTCCAGACCTGTCAAT GCTTCATCTAGTGGTCTGATGCTGGTGTTGGATGGTCAGCCCCAGCGTGTGGAATGGAGGAGTGTACATCCTCACTTCAGACACAGCCCTGTCTGG ATCTGTGCGCTTCCTCCTGGCACTATCAGTGACATCATTAATGAACACAACCTGACCGTGCACTGGACTGAGAAACACACTCACAGAGACTGTGCTCTGTACACAG GTCGGTCTGAGAGTTGGTGCAGGGATTCTGCCACTGACCAGGAGCTCTtcag GAGTGAGCTGTCTGTGGAAAAGACCTCTGTGTTGCAGTCTGAACTACAGTCCTGCAACCAACTTCTGGAGCTGGAGCCCCAGAACAAGT GGTGCTTGCTGACCATCGTTCTGCTTATGAGGGCGCTAGATCCCCTAGGTTACGAGCGAGAGACCCTTTCTCACTTCCAGACTCTTAAA GAGGTGGACTCCATGCGCTCTGCATATTACGGTGACCTGTGCAGTAAGTTCATGATCGAGAACACCATTCTCAAGATGGAGTACGCTGAGGTCCGGGTCTTCAGTCTCTCTGACAAG AACCTGACCATGTTATGTCACCTGGACCAGCTGCTATTGGTCACTCATATCAATCTATCATGCAATCAGCTGCTTAGGCTGCCTCCTCAGTTTGCCATGCTGCAGTGCCTCGAG GTATTGGAGGCTGATGACAACGCTATTGAGAATTTGGATGGACTGTACTATCTCCCCAAGTTGCAAGAAGTGTCCTTGAAGAACAACC AAATATCCAAACTCTCTGACCTTCAACTCCTGACTTCCTGCCCAAAGCTGACCTGCCTTGATCTCCGTGGCAACCCTGTCACCCAGATTGCAAACATTCAATCTGAGTTGACTGAGCTACTGCCCTCAGTCACTGACCTCCTGATCTGA